CCctgtatcctttttttttttcgcgtctttGCTAAATCTTTCCGCTAGTCTTTCCATCTTTCTTTTCCGTTTacccttccccccgtgcagggtaacaaaccaaaagctcttctggttaacctccctgcacttCCTACCCCATTTCTCTCTCTAACAGCaccagaaacgaaaaaaaaaagggggacagCGCACTTATGCCCTTCACATTTCCTCGGTGTTTATTTGCATTCGCGTCAAATAAAACAATTTTTGATCTGTCCTTCATCCAAATAAGGATCTCACGAGTTAAAAGGCTTCCCGTCGATGAATCGGGTGATAAGGTCGAGCGCAACGTCGGGCTGGTCGTAGGGCAGGATGTGACCGGCGTCCCTAACAAGGACCTGCGTGAAATTTCCAACTGTCCGGACGTATCCTGCGACGCCGTTTCCGTCCGGCCTCTTCCAAATCTTACGTTCCGCCTTGTCGAAAGCTTCCTTGCCCGACCATTGGATGCTGTACACAAAGTTGTCCGTCAGTGGGTACGCGATGATAATGTCCAGTTGACCGTTGTATATGAGTACCTTGTACTGCGGCTTGTCCATGAGTGACGCGAGCCACGGCTTGACGGATTGCATGATGTCTTCCCGAAGGTGGCTCTCAGTGGCTTCTCCTTTGTTGAAAGTCAGGTTACCCACGTGAATGGCCTTGCGGACAACGGGTGTGTCAACGAATGTCTGGTAATAGTCGAAACACTCAGGGTTAGTGGACAGCAGGAAGTTGTAATGTGAGTCTAAACCTGTGACATTCTTGAAGTACGATGGCTCATATAGACTGTCTATGTTTATAAACTTGTCGAAGATGAGAAACGCGTCCATGTAGCGTTCTTGCTTGATGTAGGCAGCGGCCCGAGCAGTCTCCGCGCGGATGTAATCGGCTTGTCGTCTGTCTACGAGGCCGATCTGGTAGAGGAAGTCGGCGTAGTCGAGCATGGTCTCCGGGTCGACCATTCCGTCTCCGATGGCGATGCCGCGCAAGTTGATCTTGACCCTGGGCGCAACGGCTGTGTCGATGGCGTGCGCGATTGCTGGTACGTACTTTCCTGTAACGAGGTGACAAACGCGTATGCAGTCGGAGTGAAATTCGCGAAACCGCATTTCTCAGgtcgtcataatcatcatcatcatcagtctatatttttgtccactgcaggacgaagccctctcccttcgatctccaattacccctgtcttgcgctagcgtattccaacttgcgcctgcaaatttcctaatttcatcatcccatctggttttctgccgacctcgactgcgcctcccttctcttggtatccattctgtaaccctaatggtccaccggttatccatcctacgcattacgtggcctgcccaactccatttcttccgcttaatgtcaactagaatatcggctatccccgtttgttctctgatccacaccgctctcttcctgtctctcaacgttagtcctaagatttttcgttccatcgctctttgtgcggtccttaacatgttctcgagcttctttgttaacctccaagtttctgccccatatgttagcaccggtagaatgcaatgattgtacacttttcttttcaacgacagtggtaaactcccagtcaggatttgacaattcctgccgtatgcactccaacccaattttattcttctgtaaatttctttcccgtgatcagggtcccctgtgagtaattgacctagataaacgtactcctttacagactctagaggctgaatggcgaacctgaattcttgttcccttgccaggctattgaacattttctttgtcttctgcatattcatcttcgacccaattcttacactttcatgattaaggtcctcaataatttgctgtaattcgtctccattgttgctgaataggacaatgtcatctgcaaaccgaaggttgctgagatattcgccgttcatcctcactcctaagccttcccagtctaagagcctaaatacttcgtctaagcatgcaatgaatagcattggagagattgtgtctccttgtctgacccctttcttgataggtatctttctacttttcttgtggagaaccatggtagctgtggaatccttgtagatgtttgcaaagatattcacgtatgcctcctgtactccttgattacgcaatgcctctatgactgctggtatctctactgaatcaaatgctttttcgtaatctgtaaaagccatatagagaggttgattgtattccgcagatttcccgattacctgattgatgacatgtatatgatccatcgtagaatatcccttcctgaagtcagcctgttctcttggttggctgaagtcaagtgttgccctgattctattgaaaattatcttggtgaatattttatacaatactgaatg
This genomic stretch from Dermacentor silvarum isolate Dsil-2018 chromosome 2, BIME_Dsil_1.4, whole genome shotgun sequence harbors:
- the LOC119441537 gene encoding probable serine carboxypeptidase CPVL isoform X8; the encoded protein is MKHALLVLCALTAGAQAWFGASMRRLYNGPDSIRRAPSQLGDVGDPLFLTPLIEAGQLEQARNLSRVGSLGAVPDFPGYSGFLTVNKQYGSNLFFWFFPAKENPEKAPVVLWLQGGPGGSSLFGLFVEHGPYWVAKGGVPELRDTTWAQRYSMLYIDNPVGAGFSFTQDDRGYARNEEDVGRDLHEALQQFFTLFHEYAANDFYATGESYAGKYVPAIAHAIDTAVAPRVKINLRGIAIGDGMVDPETMLDYADFLYQIGLVDRRQADYIRAETARAAAYIKQERYMDAFLIFDKFINIDSLYEPSYFKNVTGLDSHYNFLLSTNPECFDYYQTFVDTPVVRKAIHVGNLTFNKGEATESHLREDIMQSVKPWLASLMDKPQYKVLIYNGQLDIIIAYPLTDNFVYSIQWSGKEAFDKAERKIWKRPDGNGVAGYVRTVGNFTQVLVRDAGHILPYDQPDVALDLITRFIDGKPFNS
- the LOC119441537 gene encoding probable serine carboxypeptidase CPVL isoform X6 encodes the protein MKHALLVLCALTAGAQAWFGASMRRLYNGPDSIRRAPSQLGDVGDPLFLTPLIEAGQLEQARNLSRVGSLGAVPDFPGYSGFLTVNKQYGSNLFFWFFPAKENPEKAPVVLWLQGGPGGSSLFGLFVEHGPYWVAKGGVPELRDTTWAQRYSMLYIDNPVGAGFSFTQDDRGYARNEEDVGRDLHEALQQFFTLFHEYAANDFYATGESYAGKYVPAIAHAIDTAVAPRVKINLRGIAIGDGMVDPETMLDYADFLYQIGLVDRRQADYIRAETARAAAYIKQERYMDAFLIFDKFINIDSLYEPSYFKNVTGLDSHYNFLLSTNPECFDYYQTFVDTPVVRKAIHVGNLTFNKGEATESHLREDIMQSVKPWLASLMDKPQYKVLIYNGQLDIIIAYPLTDNFVYSIQWSGKEAFDKAERKIWKRPDGNGVAGYVRTVGNFTQVLVRDAGHILPYDQPDVALDLITRFIDGKPFDA
- the LOC119441537 gene encoding probable serine carboxypeptidase CPVL isoform X7, which produces MKHALLVLCALTAGAQAWFGASMRRLYNGPDSIRRAPSQLGDVGDPLFLTPLIEAGQLEQARNLSRVGSLGAVPDFPGYSGFLTVNKQYGSNLFFWFFPAKENPEKAPVVLWLQGGPGGSSLFGLFVEHGPYWVAKGGVPELRDTTWAQRYSMLYIDNPVGAGFSFTQDDRGYARNEEDVGRDLHEALQQFFTLFHEYAANDFYATGESYAGKYVPAIAHAIDTAVAPRVKINLRGIAIGDGMVDPETMLDYADFLYQIGLVDRRQADYIRAETARAAAYIKQERYMDAFLIFDKFINIDSLYEPSYFKNVTGLDSHYNFLLSTNPECFDYYQTFVDTPVVRKAIHVGNLTFNKGEATESHLREDIMQSVKPWLASLMDKPQYKVLIYNGQLDIIIAYPLTDNFVYSIQWSGKEAFDKAERKIWKRPDGNGVAGYVRTVGNFTQVLVRDAGHILPYDQPDVALDLITRFIDGKPFNS